One genomic window of Moorella glycerini includes the following:
- a CDS encoding lytic transglycosylase domain-containing protein — MDISSLAPLVAAWAKMQATAAGNTGGSKDYFNNLFYLVLLAELEEGQSPAVEATGTGRKPATAAPNPVSGARSLPGSGFKDLISRVAARYNLPAALLQGVVEAESGFNPRAVSPAGATGLMQLMPATARALGVTDPFDPEANLDGGARYLRQLLDSFQGDLVLALAAYNAGPGAVKRYGGIPPYRETQAYIQKVLAAARRFEGLA; from the coding sequence ATGGATATCAGTTCCCTGGCGCCGCTGGTAGCAGCCTGGGCCAAAATGCAGGCGACTGCGGCGGGTAATACCGGCGGCAGTAAAGATTACTTCAATAACCTTTTTTACCTGGTGCTCCTGGCGGAACTGGAAGAGGGACAATCCCCGGCAGTAGAGGCAACAGGGACGGGCAGAAAGCCGGCAACTGCCGCCCCTAACCCTGTTTCTGGGGCCCGCAGCCTGCCCGGCTCTGGCTTTAAAGACCTCATCAGCCGGGTGGCGGCCAGGTACAACCTGCCGGCAGCCCTGCTCCAGGGGGTAGTCGAGGCGGAGTCCGGCTTTAATCCCCGGGCGGTATCACCGGCCGGGGCCACGGGGCTCATGCAGCTCATGCCGGCAACAGCTCGGGCCCTGGGGGTGACGGATCCCTTCGACCCGGAAGCCAACCTGGACGGCGGCGCCAGGTACTTGAGGCAGCTTCTGGACAGCTTCCAGGGTGATCTGGTCCTTGCCCTGGCAGCCTACAACGCCGGCCCCGGCGCCGTTAAACGTTACGGCGGCATTCCTCCTTACCGGGAAACGCAGGCCTATATCCAGAAGGTCCTGGCCGCCGCCCGCAGGTTTGAAGGCCTGGCCTAA
- a CDS encoding DVU0298 family protein, which yields MSKELALKPTCPFCGLPVARPKEQVTRRPNEMPVESCSCGAVYACDITGHNLGAAFIEALVFSCNLDWDLAWGLLPEEDYLEKLVENYDYETHLIVPGGFYEGRRISGALYFVKLHPDILEVTRQGVQKKLARAAAISSQTSTAPPGEKKFTKKEIEALVNEYQVETLLNIARSERRLIRELQRLLYAGDELLRFRAADILGKVAAFIAQKDPENIARLLQRLLTSVTGPGSSGWGAIDAAGAIIASLPETFAGYIPALYQLLADTTLRPQALRAIGSIARVKPGLIRPACLRFLPFLQDPDPATRGYTAWLLGNLSAAAARDMLRGLQDDGQPVTFYDSGNLQKKTVAQLASEALAKMEVGEPVHGY from the coding sequence ATGAGCAAAGAGCTTGCTCTCAAGCCAACCTGCCCCTTTTGCGGGTTACCCGTTGCCAGGCCCAAAGAGCAGGTTACTCGCCGGCCAAACGAAATGCCGGTAGAGTCCTGTTCCTGTGGCGCCGTCTATGCCTGCGATATAACCGGTCACAACCTGGGAGCGGCTTTTATTGAAGCCCTGGTCTTTAGCTGTAACCTGGACTGGGATCTGGCCTGGGGCCTGCTACCAGAGGAGGATTACCTGGAAAAGCTGGTTGAGAACTACGACTATGAAACCCATTTAATTGTTCCCGGCGGGTTTTATGAGGGCAGGAGAATCTCCGGCGCCCTCTATTTCGTTAAACTGCACCCGGATATCCTGGAGGTTACCCGCCAGGGGGTGCAAAAAAAATTGGCGCGAGCCGCCGCCATTTCCTCCCAGACATCTACAGCGCCTCCTGGTGAAAAGAAGTTCACTAAAAAAGAAATCGAGGCCCTGGTAAATGAATATCAGGTCGAAACCCTTTTAAATATAGCCAGGTCTGAACGGCGCCTGATCAGGGAGTTGCAGCGGCTTCTCTATGCTGGCGACGAACTGCTCCGCTTCCGGGCCGCTGATATTTTAGGTAAAGTAGCCGCCTTCATTGCCCAAAAGGACCCGGAAAATATCGCCCGGCTGCTGCAGCGATTATTAACCTCCGTCACGGGCCCTGGTTCTTCAGGCTGGGGGGCCATCGATGCCGCCGGTGCCATTATCGCCAGCCTCCCGGAAACCTTTGCCGGGTACATTCCTGCGTTGTACCAGTTGCTGGCAGACACAACCCTCCGGCCCCAGGCCTTACGGGCCATCGGCAGTATTGCCAGGGTAAAGCCCGGGCTTATCCGCCCGGCCTGCTTACGTTTTCTACCTTTTCTCCAGGACCCGGACCCTGCAACCCGGGGCTATACGGCCTGGCTCCTTGGCAATTTAAGCGCAGCAGCGGCCAGGGATATGCTGCGGGGTCTTCAGGATGACGGGCAGCCAGTAACCTTCTACGACAGCGGCAATTTACAAAAAAAGACAGTGGCTCAACTGGCGTCTGAAGCCCTGGCCAAAATGGAGGTTGGCGAACCTGTACACGGGTATTAG
- a CDS encoding FmdB family zinc ribbon protein — protein MPVYEFRCLECGKLFEKRFASMHEKVELQCPECQSRSLERVISRVNFLTRPGKGEQKPKLTTKSCSPGSNCMTLDIPGPEE, from the coding sequence ATGCCTGTTTACGAATTTCGCTGCCTGGAGTGCGGAAAACTTTTTGAAAAGCGTTTTGCCAGTATGCATGAAAAGGTCGAACTCCAGTGTCCTGAGTGCCAGTCCCGGTCCCTGGAACGGGTAATCAGCCGGGTTAATTTTCTCACCCGTCCGGGAAAGGGCGAGCAAAAACCAAAGCTCACGACCAAATCCTGCAGCCCCGGCAGCAACTGCATGACCCTGGATATCCCGGGACCGGAGGAATAA